The proteins below are encoded in one region of Lactuca sativa cultivar Salinas chromosome 3, Lsat_Salinas_v11, whole genome shotgun sequence:
- the LOC111914490 gene encoding vacuolar sorting protein 18, producing MDLRQVFTVDLLERYAAKGHGVITCMASGNDVIVLGTSTGWLIRHDFGGGDSYDTDLSTGRAGEQSIHRVFVDPGGSHCIATVVGTGGSDTYYMHAKWSKPRVLVKLRGLVVNAVAWNRQQITEASTREVILGTQNGQLYEIAVDEKDKREKYVKFLFELSEFPVPFEGLQMETASSNNGTRYYIMAVTSTRLYSFTGIGLLETIFASYVERAVHFMELPGEIPNSELHFFIKQRRAVHFAWLSGAGIYHGGLNFGAQNRTPNGDINFVENKALLSYSKLSDGGEVVKPSSIALSEFHFLLLIGNRVKVVNRISEQIVEELQFDQTSETASKGIIGLSIDASAGLFYAYDENSIFQVSVTDEGRDMWKVYLDLKEYAAALANCSDPFQRDQVYLVQAEAAFSSKDFFRAASFFAKINYALSFEEITLKFIGIGEQDALRTFLLRKLDSLVKDDKCQIMMISTWATELYLDKINRLLLEDDSPHKRNSEYQSVIMEFRAFLSDSKDVLDEATTMTLLESYGRVDELVYFASLKEQHEIVIHHYIQQGEAKRALDVLQKPGVSVDLQYKFAPDLIMLDAYETVESWMTRNDLNPRKLIPAMMSYSSEPHAKNETHEVIKYLEYCVHRLQNEDPGVHNLLLSLYAKKEDDSALLRFLQCKFGKGRSNGPDFFYDPKYALRLCLKEKRMRACVHIYSMMFMHEEAVALALQVDPELAMAEADKVEDDEDLRKKLWLMVAKHVVEQEKGTKRENIRKAIAFLKETDGLLKIEDILPFFPDFALIDDFKEAICSSLEDYNQQIEKLKEEMNDATHGADNIRNDISALAQRYAVVDRDEECGVCRRVILSAGADYRISRGYTTMGPLSPFYVFPCGHAFHAQCLVAHVTKCTDPNQAEHILDLQKQLTLMSVEPNVNGGLNGVADDSITSVAPVDKIRSELDDAIASECPFCGDLMISEVSKPFVSPEEIYLASSWDIMSKNVGPEKGISFVV from the exons ATGGACTTAAGACAGGTATTTACTGTAGATCTTCTAGAAAGATATGCAGCAAAAGGTCATGGAGTTATTACTTGTATGGCATCTGGAAACGATGTCATTGTTCTAGGAACTAGTACTGGATGGCTAATCAGGCATGACTTTGGTGGTGGTGATTCTTATG atactgATCTCTCCACTGGTCGAGCTGGGGAGCAATCCATCCACAGAGTTTTTGTTGATCCTGGTGGGAGTCATTGTATAGCCACTGTTGTTGGCACAGGAGGTTCTGATACATATTACATGCATGCAAAATGGTCAAAGCCCAGGGTTTTGGTCAAACTCAGGGGCCTTGTAGTCAATGCTGTTGCCTGGAACAGACAACAGATAACAGAAG CTTCCACACGAGAGGTTATACTTGGCACACAAAATGGCCAACTTTATGAAATTGCTGTTGATGAGAAAGATAAGAGGGAGAAATACGTAAAATTTCTATTTGAATTATCTGAATTCCCAGTGCCTTTCGAGGGTTTGCAG ATGGAAACAGCTAGCTCAAACAATGGAACTAGATACTATATTATGGCTGTAACTTCAACAAGACTTTATTCATTTACTGGTATTGGATTGCTTGAG ACAATCTTTGCAAGTTATGTAGAACGTGCAGTGCATTTTATGGAGCTTCCTGGAGAAATACCAAATAG TGAGTTGCATTTCTTTATTAAGCAAAGAAGAGCAGTGCATTTTGCTTGGCTTTCTGGAGCTGGTATTTATCATGGTGGTCTCAATTTTGGAGCACAAAACAG AACCCCAAATGGGGATATAAATTTTGTGGAGAACAAGGCTCTTTTGAGCTATTCAAAGTTAAGTGATGGTGGGGAAGTGGTTAAACCTAGTTCTATTGCACTTTCAGAATTCCACTTTTTGCTCCTAATTGGAAACAGGGTCAAAGTTGTAAATAGAATTAGTGAGCAAATTGTGGAAGAACTGCAGTTTGATCAAACTTCAGAGACAGCATCAAAAGGGATCATTGGGCTTTCTATTGATGCATCTGCTGGCTTGTTTTATGCGTATGATGAAAACTCAATCTTTCAG GTGTCTGTAACTGATGAAGGGAGAGATATGTGGAAAGTGTATCTAGACCTGAAGGAATATGCTGCTGCTTTAGCAAATTGCTCTGATCCTTTCCAGAGAGACCAAGTATACTTAGTACAG GCTGAAGCTGCTTTTTCATCAAAGGACTTCTTTAGAGCAGCATCATTTTTTGCTAAA ATAAACTATGCATTGTCATTTGAAGAGATTACATTGAAGTTTATAGGCATAGGGGAACAG gatGCATTAAGGACATTTTTGTTGAGGAAGCTTGATAGTCTTGTGAAAGATGATAAATGTCAAATAATGATGATATCTACATGGGCCACTGAACTCTACCTCgacaag ATCAATAGACTACTACTGGAAGATGACTCGCCACATAAGCGTAATTCAGAATACCAATCTGTCATCATGGAATTTCGTGCTTTTCTCAGTGATAGTAAAGATGTGTTGGATGAAGCAACTACAATGACACTACTTGAAAG CTATGGTAGAGTTGATGAATTGGTATATTTCGCTAGTCTAAAAGAACAACACGAGATTGTCATTCATCACTACATTCAG CAAGGAGAAGCAAAGAGAGCATTAGATGTACTTCAAAAACCAGGTGTTTCTGTTGATCTTCAG TATAAATTTGCTCCAGATCTGATAATGCTTGATGCATATGAAACTGTTGAGTCATGGATGACCAGAAATGACTTGAATCCAAGAAAGCTTATTCCTGCAATGATGTCTTATTCAAGTGAACCCCATGCAAA GAATGAAACACATGAAGTAATCAAGTATTTAGAATATTGTGTTCATCGGTTACAAAATGAAGATCCAGGTGTTCATAACCTCTTGCTCTCTCTATATGCAAAAAAG GAAGACGATAGCGCCCTTCTGCGATTCCTACAATGCAAATTCGGTAAAGGACGATCTAACGGCCCAGATTTCTTCTATGATCCTAAATACGCGTTGCGGCTTTGCCTAAAGGAAAAGCGTATGCGCgcatgtgtccatatttacagCATGATGTTCATGCATGAAGAAGCTGTAGCACTTGCTCTTCag gttgaccctgAGCTAGCCATGGCTGAAGCAGACAAAGTGGAAGATGATGAAGACTTGAGAAAGAAGCTTTGGCTTATGGTTGCAAAGCATGTTGTTGAACAGGAAAAGGGCACAAAAAGAGAGAACATTCGAAAGGCAATTGCATTTTTAAAGGAAACAGATGGTTTGTTAAAGATTGAAGATATCTTACCTTTCTTTCCGGATTTTGCACTAATTGATGACTTCAAG gaAGCGATTTGTTCGTCTTTAGAGGATTATAACCAGCAAATTGAGAAACTGAAAGAGGAGATGAACGATGCGACACATGGAGCAGATAATATAAGAAATGACATCAGTGCCCTTGCTCAAAGATATGCAGTTGTTGATCGTGATGAGGAATGCGGG GTTTGTCGGAGGGTAATTTTGTCCGCAGGGGCGGATTATCGAATTTCAAGAGGCTATACAACAATGGGGCCCCTGTCCCCTTTCTATGTGTTCCCATGTGGACATGCGTTTCATGCACAATGTCTTGTTGCCCATGTTACCAAATGTACTGACCCAAATCAA
- the LOC111914491 gene encoding external alternative NAD(P)H-ubiquinone oxidoreductase B3, mitochondrial: MRGSYYTFYQRASHAFRDYPSLSKLVVICTISGGGLAAYSDVRPFGNVYADAAQPAIKKKKVVVLGTGWAGTSFLKNLKDPSFDIQVVSPCNYFAFTPLLPSVTVGTVEARSVVEPIRNIVRKNNLDFGFKEAECFKIDTANKKVHCKPTQNNSMGGKEEFTVDYDYLVIAMGARANTFNTPGVVENAHFLKEVEDALRIRRSIIDCFEKASLPSVNEEEKKRILHFVVVGGGPTGVEFAAELHDFLHEDLIKLYPDLEKYISITLLEAGDHILNMFDKRITAFAEEKFQRDGISVKYGSMVVKVADKSITLKERSSGETKHIPYGMVVWSTGIGTRPVITDFMKQIGQGNRRVMATDEWLRVEGVPNVYALGDCATINQRRVLEDIAAIFSKADKSGSGKLNVEDFNEVIKDIIERYPQVEIHLKSKKLKNFVQLLETHQGESAKQTTLDIEKFKSALSEVDTKMKSLPPTAQVAAQQGEYLAECFNRMKECDENPEGPIRFRDSGRHRFKPFRYKHLGQFAPLGGEQTAAQLPGDWVSIGHSTQWLWYSVYASKLVSWRTRFLVVGDWGRRFVFGRDSSRI, translated from the exons atgagagGATCTTACTATACGTTTTACCAGAGAGCTTCCCATGCGTTTCGTGATTATCCTTCTCTGTCCAAACTTGTCGTAATCTGCACCATCAG TGGTGGTGGACTTGCAGCCTACTCTGATGTGAGGCCATTTGGAAACGTTTATGCTGATGCAGCTCAACCTGCcatcaagaaaaagaaagtggTAGTTCTAGGAACAGGTTGGGCAGGAACAAGCTTCCTGAAAAACCTGAAAGATCCTTCCTTTGATATTCAAGTCGTCTCACCTTGTAACTATTTCGCATTCACCCCTTTGTTACCAAGTGTCACAGTTGGCACTGTTGAAGCCCGAAGTGTTGTTGAACCAATCCGCAACATTGTCAGAAAG AATAACTTGGACTTTGGCTTCAAAGAAGCAGAATGCTTCAAGATCGATACAGCGAACAAGAAAGTCCACTGCAAACCCACCCAAAATAATAGCATGGGTGGTAAAGAAGAGTTCACTGTTGATTATGATTACCTTGTCATTGCCATGGGAGCACGTGCAAATACTTTTAACACCCCTGGTGTCGTTGAAAATGCCCATTTCTTGAAG GAAGTAGAAGATGCTTTGAGAATCCGGAGGAGCATAATCGACTGTTTTGAAAAGGCAAGTCTTCCAAGTGTAAACGAGGAGGAAAAGAAAAGGATTTTGCATTTTGTTGTGGTGGGAGGTGGGCCCACAGGGGTGGAATTTGCAGCTGAGCTTCATGATTTTCTCCATGAAGATTTAATAAAGTTATACCCTGATCTTGAAAAGTACATCTCCATAACACTTCTGGAGGCAGGTGATCACATATTGAACAT GTTCGACAAAAGAATTACTGCTTTTGCTGAAGAAAAATTCCAAAGAGATGGAATTAGTGTGAAATATGGATCAATGGTGGTTAAAGTCGCTGACAAATCAATCACTCTTAAAGAACGATCAAGCGGCGAAACTAAGCATATTCCGTACGGAATGGTTGTTTGGTCAACCGGAATCGGAACTCGCCCAGTCATCACCGATTTCATGAAGCAAATTGGCcag GGAAACAGGCGAGTTATGGCAACTGATGAATGGCTTCGGGTTGAAGGAGTACCGAATGTGTATGCTCTTGGTGATTGCGCCACCATAAATCAACGTAGAGTGTTG GAGGATATTGCAGCGATATTTAGTAAGGCAGATAAGAGCGGGAGTGGAAAGCTGAATGTGGAGGATTTTAATGAAGTGATTAAAGATATTATCGAAAGGTATCCACAAGTGGAGATCCACTTAAAGAGTAAAAAACTGAAGAATTTTGTCCAGTTGTTGGAGACTCATCAAGGTGAATCTGCAAAACAAACAACTCTTGatattgaaaagtttaaatcagCACTTTCTGAAGTCGATACTAAAATGAAAAGCCTTCCTCCAACAGCACAG GTGGCGGCTCAACAAGGGGAATACTTAGCTGAGTGTTTTAATAGGATGAAGGAGTGTGATGAGAATCCTGAAGGTCCGATTAGATTCAGAGATTCTGGTCGCCATCGTTTCAAACCTTTCAG gtATAAGCATCTTGGGCAGTTTGCACCACTGGGTGGTGAACAAACTGCGGCCCAACTTCCTGGGGATTGGGTTTCTATTGGTCATAGTACGCAGTGGCTGTGGTACTCTGTGTATGCCAG CAAGCTAGTGAGTTGGCGCACTAGGTTTTTGGTGGTGGGTGACTGGGGGAGGAGGTTTGTTTTTGGAAGGGACTCCAGCAGAATCTAA